The Thermosipho japonicus region AAGTTAATTAAACAATTAAAATAGTAGTAGTACAAAATTATAAATTAAGGGCACCATATGGTGTCCTTAATTTATATACTAATATCTCAAAATTAATAATCATGACTTGTTAAAATATAGCTTCCTCACTTAATTCATAATGTCTAATTATACTCTTTTTCCCTCCTTTTAAGTGTATTACCAATATGTATTTATTTTAAACTTCATTGAAATTCCAATCTTTTTGTGAATTTTAAATAATAAATTTTAACATTCAATCTATTTATATAAAAAGAAAATACTATATTAAACGTTTCTTTATAATTTTATTTAAATTTTTATTTTTAATTAAAGAAACAAATCAATAAAATATTATTATTGTATAGATTTTGAACAAAAGCTAAATATTTAAATTCTAACAAAATATATTTTTTTATTTTTCTATATTTTTAACCGAAAAGAAACAATACAGAAATATTTAAATTACTTTACTTGTGATAAAATTACGATGAATTTAAATATAATTTAAATAGTCAAACTTTCTGCCATAACAAAAGAGGAGGTGGTTTTTTATGAAATCAATTAAGGGAAAATTATTAATCTTTGTATTACTGCCAGTAATTGCCCTACTTATAATAAGCACTTTTTTAATATCATTTCAAACAAGAAAGTCTATAGAAAATTTATCTATTGACTCCGCTCTTGAAATTTCTCAAAAAACTTCACAAATAATTGAGGAATGGTTAAATGGTATTTTAAGAGATGTTCAAAACTTCGCCGATAACAGTTCAGTAATAGAGGCATTAAAAACTAGAAACTGGAAAGATCTAATGAGTAAAGAATTAAATTATAAACTTTCATCAAGGAATGATTATGAAATGTTTTTTATAGCTTATCCAGATGGAACAGCACCTACAACTTCAGGTGCAGTCGCAAATGTAAGCGATCGAGAATATTTCCAAAAAATAATAAAACAGGGATATAAATATTATATTAGTGATGCCCTAATTTCAAAAGCAACTGGGAATAGTATTTTCGTAGTTGCAGCCGCGGTAAAGGACGAAAATGGAAAAACAATTGGATTATTTGGTGCCGCAGTAAAATTAGACGATTTAAATAAAATTGCCATTGAAACAAAAGTTGGAAATAAAGGGTTTGGTTGGATAATTGACTCAACTGGCCTTACAATTGCACATCCAGATAAAAAGATTAGAATGAAAGTAAATATACTTGAAACCTCAAAGCAAGGATTTAAAGGTTTAGAGGCAATAGCTCAAAAGATGCTGGGGGGAAAATCTGGATATGGAAGTTACACAAGATCAGATGGCAGTAGAGTTTATGTCTTTTATTCTCCAATAAAGGTTGGAAAAGGTTGGTCCTTTGGATTAACTTTGTATAAGTCTGAACTATTTTCATCAGTAAATAAAATCACCAACACTACCATAATAATTTTCTTGTCTGTTATTATTCTAATAAGCTTCTTTATTTATGTTTCATCATCTTACTTTATATCAAAACCACTTACATCAATGGTTAAAAATATACTTGAATTTGGCAAAGGAAACTTAACGGTAAAGTTTACTACAAAAGGAAAAGATGAAATAGCACAAATATCATATTCTCTTCAAAAAATGGCCGATATGTTAAGAGAAAGCTTCTCTCAAATAAGTAAAACTACTTTAAATCTGAACTCATCTTCAGAAGAACTTGCAAATATTGCTGATAACTTAAGTGCTAGTGCTCAGGAACTATCAGCACAAATAACAGAAATAGATAATTCAATTCAAAATGCATCCGCATCTGTAGAAGAAGTAACAAGTGGCGTGGAAGAAGTTGCAGAAAGTGCTCAAAATGTTTCAAATGCCGCACAGAATATTTCAGAAAATGCAAATAAAATGGCTGAAAATGCAAAGGAAGGTGAAAAAGAAGTTGTTGCAATTAGCGAAATTGTTGAAAAAGCAAAAGAAATAAGCTATTCAACTGAAAAAATTGTAAAAACTTTAAACGAAAACACAAAAAATATCGACGAAATTGTTCAAACAATTAATTCAATAGCAGAGCAGACAAACTTGCTAGCACTGAACACTGCAATAGAAGCAGCAAGAGCTGGAGAAGCTGGAAAAGGATTTGCAGTTGTTGCTGATGAAATTAGAAAACTTGCAGAAGAAAGTAAAAATGCAACAACTCAGATCTCAGAAATTTTAAAAGACATTCAAGAAAAAATCGAAAACACAGCAAAAGCAAGCAATCAAACTGTTGAAATAATAGAAAAAGCAGCAAATCAATCAAACATTGCAAAAGAAAAGTTTGAAAATATATTAAGGCAAATAGAAAGTATTACAGAGGAAATTGATAATCTAGCAGCAAGCTCTCAACAGCAAAGTGCATCGGCACAAGAAATGAGTAGTGCAATGGATGTTGTCTCAAAATCAATTGTAACAATATCACAACAGGTAAACGATATAACACTATCAGCTCAAAATCAAGCAAAATCAAGTGAGAAACTAGATATCTCTTCTGAAAACTTAAATAGAATAGCCCAGAATCTTGTAGAAGAAATCAAAAAATTTAAAATTTAAATAATTATTTACACTACCCCTCTTCATATAAATAAAGAAGAGGGGTTTTTTCATTTTACAATAACAATTTTACATTAAACTAATTATTAAAATATAGTAATTTTTATAAATCTTGTATTGCTTACTTCTAAATAAAGTGGTATTATATTTTGTGAAAAGAACAATTGGAGGAAGACAATGGAACTTTTAATTTTTTTCTATCTGCAATTTTATTAGTACATCTTTACGAAAGAAAGTTATATAAAATATCCAAAGCATTAGTTCATATTTACTATGTTTTACTTGTTTTATCAATTTTTGAAGTTTTAAAAACAAAATATAACTTTAACCATTTTTTATATACAATTGAAGACATAATAGCAATTTCGCTTTTACCAGCTGTTTATGCTTTTTCTGAAGATTACTATGGAAAAACAAAAAATTACATAAAAAGATTTTTTATATCTTTACCATTATTCTTTCTAATTCTAATCAATGATTTTATATTTAAAATTCAACTAACTAATTCAAAAATAGCGGAGCTTTCTATTGTTATATATTCTCTGTTCATTATTACTCTTATATTTAGAAACACCATAAAAACAAATGTTGAAAAAAGCGTAAAAATTACTATTAACATTGTTCTTTTCTCACTTTTTTCTTACTATGCTATTATAATATTTATCAACAAACATAACAGCAAATTTCTACTACTATTAACAATGTTCTCTTTCTTTATAGTAGAATCTGTCCTCATAAGAAAAAGTCGGATAGGTACAATCGAAGCTGCTAAAGAAAATCTTATTTTAAATATTAGCGACGGATTACTTCTTGTAGATAAGAACAACTATGTTCTTAACTTAAATAAACCTGCCCAGAAAATTATAGGAAAAGAATTTAATCAAATAATAAATAGAAAACTTGAAGATAATTTTAAAAATGGGCAGATAATTGAAAATGATGGTAAATATTACTCTATAGAAATTATTAATTTTGAAAAAGGAGCCATATACTATTTTAGAGATATAACAAAAGAAATGAAATATTCAAAAAGGCAAGAAATTGCAAACAAGTTATTTCATAACCTTTTTAACAATATACCTGAACCACTTGCCCTGATAACTCCATCCGGGAAGATTGTAGACTGCAACAGTGCATTCACAAAAACCTTTGGTTACAAAAAATTAGAAAATATTGAAAACATCGTACCAGATTACTTAAAAGAAGAATCAAAAATTTTGACACTTCAAATATTAAAAAAAGGATATGTAAACTATGAAACTGTCAGAAAAAGTAAAAATGGTAAAAATATATTTGTCAGAATTTATGCCTCAAAATTTGAAATTGAAAACCAAACATTCATCTACATAATATATTCAGATATTTCAAATGAAAAAAAGCTATCACAACAATTATCTAATCTCATAGAAAAAGATCCTCTAACCCAAACATTTAATAAAGTATATGTTATTAAAAGACTTAAAAGTTTAAAGCCACTTTTTTATCATTCCCTAATATTCATTGATATAAAGGATTTTCGAAGAATTAACTCTATAAAGGGAAATGTTTTTGGAGATAAAATCCTTAAAATTGTTGCAAATAAACTAAGAAAATGCACAAATTATATTATTTCACGGGCTCATGCTGATGAATTTTGGATATTAGCAGAAGAATTGGACATAGATGTAAAAAAAGCATACAATAAAAACAAAGAACTTATACTGCATATAAATAATTGCTTGAAAAATATTAAGATTGATGATATTTCGCTGCAATTTCACATAGGAACTTATATTTTCAAAAGTAATGAAAATATTGATGAAGTTATAAGAAAAGCCAGCCTTTCACTTTCAAAATCAAAGGACGAAGATAAAATTATAACTTATTCAAAAGAAATAGAAGATGAAATAAGAAAAGAATTAGAGAAAGAAGTTCAAATAAAGAAAGCAATTGAAAAGGGCGAATTTATACCATTTTTCCAACCAATAGCCACACACAATATGGAAATTGTTGGTGCTGAAGCGTTAATAAGATGGGTTAAAGATGGAAAAGTAATACCACCGTTTGAATTCCTTGATTTTCTAGAAAAAACTGGTCTTATAGAACAAGCATCAAAACAGATATTTGAAAGTGTATGTAAATTACTTTCTAAAACAAAAAAACTGAAATTTGTTGATGTTAATATCAGCC contains the following coding sequences:
- a CDS encoding sensor domain-containing protein; the encoded protein is MEEDNGTFNFFLSAILLVHLYERKLYKISKALVHIYYVLLVLSIFEVLKTKYNFNHFLYTIEDIIAISLLPAVYAFSEDYYGKTKNYIKRFFISLPLFFLILINDFIFKIQLTNSKIAELSIVIYSLFIITLIFRNTIKTNVEKSVKITINIVLFSLFSYYAIIIFINKHNSKFLLLLTMFSFFIVESVLIRKSRIGTIEAAKENLILNISDGLLLVDKNNYVLNLNKPAQKIIGKEFNQIINRKLEDNFKNGQIIENDGKYYSIEIINFEKGAIYYFRDITKEMKYSKRQEIANKLFHNLFNNIPEPLALITPSGKIVDCNSAFTKTFGYKKLENIENIVPDYLKEESKILTLQILKKGYVNYETVRKSKNGKNIFVRIYASKFEIENQTFIYIIYSDISNEKKLSQQLSNLIEKDPLTQTFNKVYVIKRLKSLKPLFYHSLIFIDIKDFRRINSIKGNVFGDKILKIVANKLRKCTNYIISRAHADEFWILAEELDIDVKKAYNKNKELILHINNCLKNIKIDDISLQFHIGTYIFKSNENIDEVIRKASLSLSKSKDEDKIITYSKEIEDEIRKELEKEVQIKKAIEKGEFIPFFQPIATHNMEIVGAEALIRWVKDGKVIPPFEFLDFLEKTGLIEQASKQIFESVCKLLSKTKKLKFVDVNISPIQLKNNNFSKDYLKILEKYNIQSKQITIEITENLFIDYNDIVRENLNLLKSEGFKLCLDDFGTGYSSLNYLRNIPFDIIKIDREFISNIDDEKNLNLLKAIYSIAESFNMGAIPEGVENEKQLEILTMIGFRLFQGYYFGKPMPESEFLSILS
- a CDS encoding methyl-accepting chemotaxis protein, with amino-acid sequence MKSIKGKLLIFVLLPVIALLIISTFLISFQTRKSIENLSIDSALEISQKTSQIIEEWLNGILRDVQNFADNSSVIEALKTRNWKDLMSKELNYKLSSRNDYEMFFIAYPDGTAPTTSGAVANVSDREYFQKIIKQGYKYYISDALISKATGNSIFVVAAAVKDENGKTIGLFGAAVKLDDLNKIAIETKVGNKGFGWIIDSTGLTIAHPDKKIRMKVNILETSKQGFKGLEAIAQKMLGGKSGYGSYTRSDGSRVYVFYSPIKVGKGWSFGLTLYKSELFSSVNKITNTTIIIFLSVIILISFFIYVSSSYFISKPLTSMVKNILEFGKGNLTVKFTTKGKDEIAQISYSLQKMADMLRESFSQISKTTLNLNSSSEELANIADNLSASAQELSAQITEIDNSIQNASASVEEVTSGVEEVAESAQNVSNAAQNISENANKMAENAKEGEKEVVAISEIVEKAKEISYSTEKIVKTLNENTKNIDEIVQTINSIAEQTNLLALNTAIEAARAGEAGKGFAVVADEIRKLAEESKNATTQISEILKDIQEKIENTAKASNQTVEIIEKAANQSNIAKEKFENILRQIESITEEIDNLAASSQQQSASAQEMSSAMDVVSKSIVTISQQVNDITLSAQNQAKSSEKLDISSENLNRIAQNLVEEIKKFKI